In one Triplophysa dalaica isolate WHDGS20190420 chromosome 9, ASM1584641v1, whole genome shotgun sequence genomic region, the following are encoded:
- the slc47a3 gene encoding multidrug and toxin extrusion protein 1 has translation MNIEENTPQSTCQGCLRVLQSFLPVNFKTEIVDLCFLALPVFLSYLSDYLLGFVSTVFCGHLGRIELDGVTLATSVINVMGIGIGHGLAAACDTLISQAFGSGNLRQVGVVIQRAILILLLACLPCCALLINTESMLLLVGQSPEVAKVSQLYVNIFLPGLPASFMYITEAKYLQNQGIVWPLVITGMAANALNVIINYVLLFVLDFGVAGSAAANTISQYALAVSLLVFIRWKGLYKDTWTGWSMDCLKEWESFIHLAIPSMLMLCAEWWTYEIGGLLSGLISEVELGAQSVVYGLANIAYMFPLGFSVAGSVRVGNAIGAGDVTQAKTSAKLSLMCAVSVAVVLAAIIGSTKDVVAYIFTNDEDIIMRVATVMAFYAPFHLLDATAAAGGSIVRGLGRQKLGAICNLLGYFGVGCPIGISLMFAAKLGIVGLWTGLLISVLLQSVFLIVLLVKLDWEKASQEAQIRAGVQTRPTDIDAQEDSGNTESYGENTATDVDQLVMEPSVELTSGMFLRRGLALAAMLALLAAGLVTNVFLSS, from the exons ATGAATATAGAAGAAAATACACCACAATCCACATGTCAAGGGTGTTTAAGAGTTCTGCAAAGCTTTTTACCAGTGAACTTTAAAACAGAAATTGTAGACTTGTGTTTTCTCGCTCTCCCTGTG TTTTTGTCCTATCTGTCGGACTATTTATTAGGTTTTGTAAGCACTGTGTTCTGCGGTCACCTGGGTAGAATAGAACTTGATGGTGTTACTCTTGCCACATCT GTCATCAATGTTATGGGGATTGGCATTGGCCATGGCTTGGCAGCAGCTTGTGACACGCTCATTTCTCAG GCATTTGGAAGTGGGAACTTACGTCAAGTTGGTGTTGTAATACAGAGAGCAATTTTGATCCTATTACTCGCGTGTCTGCCATGCTGCGCCCTGCTTATCAATACAGAGTCCATGTTACTGCTTGTGGGTCAAAGCCCAGAGGTTGCCAA GGTCTCTCAGCTCTATGTGAACATATTTTTGCCTGGTCTTCCG GCTTCATTTATGTACATTACTGAAGCCAAATATCTACAGAATCAG GGAATAGTATGGCCCCTGGTCATTACTGGGATGGCAGCAAATGCTCTTAATGTGATCATCAACTATGTTCTCCTCTTTGTCCTGGATTTTGGAGTTGC AGGATCAGCAGCTGCCAACACCATCTCACAGTATGCTCTGGCTGTCTCATTGCTCGTGTTCATCCGCTGGAAAGGTCTCTATAAGGACACCTGGACAG GCTGGTCGATGGACTGTTTAAAGGAGTGGGAGTCTTTTATCCATCTGGCTATTCCAAGCATGCTTATGCTTTGTGCAGAATGGTGGACTTATGAAATTGGAGGACTTCTGTCAG GTCTGATAAGTGAAGTGGAGCTTGGCGCTCAGTCAGTTGTCTATGGACTTGCAAATATTGCATACATG TTTCCATTAGGTTTCAGTGTAGCAGGCAGTGTGAGAGTGGGAAATGCCATAGGAGCAGGAGATGTTACCCAAGCCAAGACCTCTGCCAAACTCTCTCTGATGTGTGCAG TATCTGTTGCAGTGGTTTTGGCAGCCATCATTGGTTCTACAAAGGATGTAGTTGCTTATATCTTCACAAATGATGA AGACATTATAATGAGGGTTGCCACAGTAATGGCTTTTTATGCTCCTTTCCATCTTCTCGACGCAACAGCG GCAGCAGGTGGCAGTATAGTAAGAGGTTTAGGCAGGCAGAAGCTCGGCGCAATCTGCAACCTCTTGGGATACTTCGGCGTCGGGTGTCCTATTGGAATATCCTTGATGTTTGCTGCTAAGCTGGGAATTGTAG GTCTGTGGACTGGCCTGTTAATATCAGTCCTTCTTCAGTCAGTTTTCCTTATTGTCCTCCTCGTCAAACTGGACTGGGAAAAAGCCTCACAAGAG GCACAGATCAGGGCTGGTGTGCAGACAAGACCGACAGATATTG ATGCACAAGAAGATAGTGGTAATACTGAGAGCTATGGTGAGAATACTGCTACAGATGTGGACCAGCTAGTCATGGAGCCTAGTGTCGAGCTGACGTCAGGGATGTTTCTGCGTAGGGGACTGGCTCTGGCAGCTATGCTTGCTTTACTTGCTGCTGGTCTCGTGACTAATGTCTTTCTAAGCAGTTGA
- the LOC130429002 gene encoding multidrug and toxin extrusion protein 1 isoform X1 — MDVPGPRTVVVSMETTSKRFCCRSMRLISPGYREELYHILRMTGPLVASRILNYLLPFVITMFCGRLGNSVLAGYGMASAVSLFQAFILRCSVTYPRKENQSIGTINITTAATGGGLALAADTLISQTFGGKNLLHVGVILQRSVLILLLFCLPCWALLINTHPILLLLGQDPEVARIAQLYVVFYLPAVPAMFLHQLQVAYLQNQGVILPQMYAAIAANIANVLTNYILLNWLDLGLYGSAAANTISQIYICAFLFLYMYWKKLHIYTWGGWSCDSLQEWDGYMKLAIPSTMMMCFEWWIYEVGGFLAGMLSESDLAAQHAVIMLAFINYMFPLGIQGAACVRVGNALGAGDTARAIRTCKVSLTCTAALAVLQGLVLVSTKTVIGFLFTSDRHIVALVSKLLNIYCILQFFDGLVCVSMGILLGSGQQKIAAIANFFGYYCIGLPLGISLMFAAKLEVIGFWLGLLICVCVQSSFFIAVIFKLNWERVTKEAVERARKSKVSDVTTARHSENGDDYIAVSSRDEDERHSSSVVHGGPGVIQEKEEPTGLLPISQIILRRGLTTLAALLILAAGIAVHLNVPLPKVSYGANATLDSNITTTSPIMRSASVSV; from the exons ATGGACGTTCCCGGTCCCAGGACCGTAGTTGTGTCAATGGAGACCACTTCCAAACGGTTTTGCTGTAGATCCATGAGGCTGATCTCTCCGGGGTACAGAGAAGAGCTCTACCACATCCTGCGCATGACCGGACCCCTG GTTGCTTCGCGCATTCTGAATTATCTTCTGCCGTTTGTCATAACAATGTTCTGTGGTCGCTTGGGAAACAGTGTGCTGGCTGGTTATGGAATGGCCTCAGCTGTGAGTTTGTTTCAGGCATTTATCCTCCGCTGCAGTGTTACATACCCCCGTAAAGAAAATCAAAGCATTGGT ACGATAAACATCACAACAGCAGCTACGGGAGGAGGTCTAGCATTAGCAGCTGATACTCTTATCTCACAG ACGTTTGGTGGGAAGAACCTGCTGCATGTTGGTGTGATCCTGCAGAGAAGTGTGTTGATTCTCCTGCTCTTCTGTCTGCCCTGTTGGGCTTTACTCATCAACACCCATCCCATTCTTCTGCTGCTGGGACAGGACCCGGAAGTGGCCAG GATAGCTCAACTCTATGTGGTCTTTTACCTGCCAGCAGTTCCC gCTATGTTTTTACATCAGTTGCAAGTGGCCTATCTCCAAAACCAG GGTGTGATTCTGCCTCAGATGTATGCAGCCATTGCAGCCAACATTGCCAATGTGTTGACAAACTACATCCTTCTTAACTGGTTAGACCTTGGATTATA TGGCTCCGCTGCTGCTAACACCATCTCACAGATCTATATTTGTGCTTtcctgtttttatatatgtacTGGAAGAAGCTGCACATCTACACGTGGGGAG GCTGGTCATGTGACTCGCTGCAGGAGTGGGATGGATACATGAAACTGGCCATCCCCAGTACAATGATGATGTGCTTTGAGTGGTGGATTTATGAAGTTGGAGGATTTTTAGCAG GCATGCTGAGCGAGTCGGATCTTGCGGCTCAACATGCAGTCATTATGCTGGCTTTTATAAACTACATG TTTCCGCTTGGGATTCAAGGTGCTGCATGTGTTCGTGTAGGTAACGCGCTTGGAGCTGGAGATACTGCTAGAGCAATCCGCACCTGCAAAGTGTCCCTCACCTGCACAG CTGCTTTGGCTGTTTTGCAAGGTCTTGTATTAGTATCCACAAAAACAGTGATTGGTTTCTTATTTACATCAGACAG GCATATTGTGGCACTTGTTTCCAAACTCCTGAACATCTACTGCATACTTCAGTTTTTTGATGGCCTTGTT TGTGTCAGCATGGGTATTCTGCTCGGCTCTGGACAGCAGAAGATCGCAGCTATAGCTAACTTCTTTGGATATTACTGCATCGGACTTCCACTCGGCATTTCTCTCATGTTTGCGGCAAAATTAGAAGTCATTG GCTTTTGGCTCGGGCTGCTCATCTGCGTCTGTGTGCAGTCCAGCTTTTTCATCgcagtcatttttaaacttAACTGGGAGAGAGTGACAAAAGAG GCAGTTGAACGGGCCAGAAAGAGTAAAGTCTCGGACGTGACAACAGCGAGACACAGTGAG AATGGGGATGACTACATTGCTGTTAGTTCTCGAGATGAGGATGAAAGACACAGCAGTTCTGTCGTACATGGGGGTCCGGGAGTGATTCAGGAAAAGGAAGAACCCACAGGTCTGCTCCCGATTTCTCAGATCATCCTAAGGAGGGGTCTGACTACCCTGGCTGCTCTTCTCATCCTAGCTGCTGGGATTGCTGTTCATCTCAATGTGCCCTTACCGAAAGTGTCTTATGGAGCAAATGCGACTCTGGACTCAAACATTACCACAACTTCACCCATCATGCGTTCAGCTTCAGTATCAGTTTGA
- the LOC130429002 gene encoding multidrug and toxin extrusion protein 1 isoform X2 yields the protein MDVPGPRTVVVSMETTSKRFCCRSMRLISPGYREELYHILRMTGPLVASRILNYLLPFVITMFCGRLGNSVLAGYGMASATINITTAATGGGLALAADTLISQTFGGKNLLHVGVILQRSVLILLLFCLPCWALLINTHPILLLLGQDPEVARIAQLYVVFYLPAVPAMFLHQLQVAYLQNQGVILPQMYAAIAANIANVLTNYILLNWLDLGLYGSAAANTISQIYICAFLFLYMYWKKLHIYTWGGWSCDSLQEWDGYMKLAIPSTMMMCFEWWIYEVGGFLAGMLSESDLAAQHAVIMLAFINYMFPLGIQGAACVRVGNALGAGDTARAIRTCKVSLTCTAALAVLQGLVLVSTKTVIGFLFTSDRHIVALVSKLLNIYCILQFFDGLVCVSMGILLGSGQQKIAAIANFFGYYCIGLPLGISLMFAAKLEVIGFWLGLLICVCVQSSFFIAVIFKLNWERVTKEAVERARKSKVSDVTTARHSENGDDYIAVSSRDEDERHSSSVVHGGPGVIQEKEEPTGLLPISQIILRRGLTTLAALLILAAGIAVHLNVPLPKVSYGANATLDSNITTTSPIMRSASVSV from the exons ATGGACGTTCCCGGTCCCAGGACCGTAGTTGTGTCAATGGAGACCACTTCCAAACGGTTTTGCTGTAGATCCATGAGGCTGATCTCTCCGGGGTACAGAGAAGAGCTCTACCACATCCTGCGCATGACCGGACCCCTG GTTGCTTCGCGCATTCTGAATTATCTTCTGCCGTTTGTCATAACAATGTTCTGTGGTCGCTTGGGAAACAGTGTGCTGGCTGGTTATGGAATGGCCTCAGCT ACGATAAACATCACAACAGCAGCTACGGGAGGAGGTCTAGCATTAGCAGCTGATACTCTTATCTCACAG ACGTTTGGTGGGAAGAACCTGCTGCATGTTGGTGTGATCCTGCAGAGAAGTGTGTTGATTCTCCTGCTCTTCTGTCTGCCCTGTTGGGCTTTACTCATCAACACCCATCCCATTCTTCTGCTGCTGGGACAGGACCCGGAAGTGGCCAG GATAGCTCAACTCTATGTGGTCTTTTACCTGCCAGCAGTTCCC gCTATGTTTTTACATCAGTTGCAAGTGGCCTATCTCCAAAACCAG GGTGTGATTCTGCCTCAGATGTATGCAGCCATTGCAGCCAACATTGCCAATGTGTTGACAAACTACATCCTTCTTAACTGGTTAGACCTTGGATTATA TGGCTCCGCTGCTGCTAACACCATCTCACAGATCTATATTTGTGCTTtcctgtttttatatatgtacTGGAAGAAGCTGCACATCTACACGTGGGGAG GCTGGTCATGTGACTCGCTGCAGGAGTGGGATGGATACATGAAACTGGCCATCCCCAGTACAATGATGATGTGCTTTGAGTGGTGGATTTATGAAGTTGGAGGATTTTTAGCAG GCATGCTGAGCGAGTCGGATCTTGCGGCTCAACATGCAGTCATTATGCTGGCTTTTATAAACTACATG TTTCCGCTTGGGATTCAAGGTGCTGCATGTGTTCGTGTAGGTAACGCGCTTGGAGCTGGAGATACTGCTAGAGCAATCCGCACCTGCAAAGTGTCCCTCACCTGCACAG CTGCTTTGGCTGTTTTGCAAGGTCTTGTATTAGTATCCACAAAAACAGTGATTGGTTTCTTATTTACATCAGACAG GCATATTGTGGCACTTGTTTCCAAACTCCTGAACATCTACTGCATACTTCAGTTTTTTGATGGCCTTGTT TGTGTCAGCATGGGTATTCTGCTCGGCTCTGGACAGCAGAAGATCGCAGCTATAGCTAACTTCTTTGGATATTACTGCATCGGACTTCCACTCGGCATTTCTCTCATGTTTGCGGCAAAATTAGAAGTCATTG GCTTTTGGCTCGGGCTGCTCATCTGCGTCTGTGTGCAGTCCAGCTTTTTCATCgcagtcatttttaaacttAACTGGGAGAGAGTGACAAAAGAG GCAGTTGAACGGGCCAGAAAGAGTAAAGTCTCGGACGTGACAACAGCGAGACACAGTGAG AATGGGGATGACTACATTGCTGTTAGTTCTCGAGATGAGGATGAAAGACACAGCAGTTCTGTCGTACATGGGGGTCCGGGAGTGATTCAGGAAAAGGAAGAACCCACAGGTCTGCTCCCGATTTCTCAGATCATCCTAAGGAGGGGTCTGACTACCCTGGCTGCTCTTCTCATCCTAGCTGCTGGGATTGCTGTTCATCTCAATGTGCCCTTACCGAAAGTGTCTTATGGAGCAAATGCGACTCTGGACTCAAACATTACCACAACTTCACCCATCATGCGTTCAGCTTCAGTATCAGTTTGA
- the slc47a4 gene encoding solute carrier family 47 member 4, with the protein MDVSSPRTEAPSMEPSAKLFCCQFVRRFIPLVYREELYHILRMTGPLLVCRFLNFLLFFVVTMFCGRLGNTVLAGYAMASATINVTAAATGLGLALACDTLVSQTFGGKNLFRVGVILQRGVLILTLFSLPCWALLVNTQPLLLLLGQDPEVARIAQIYVVMFLPAIPAMFLYQLQLSYLQNQGVIMPQMYASALTNGANVLLNYILLYWWDFGVYGSAAANTFAQVFSCFSLFCFIRWRKLHEKTWGGWSSEALQDWGSYMKLAIPSTLMTCFEWWIYEVGGFLAGMLSEEDLAAQHVVIMLAYINYMIPLGMQGAACIRVGNALGAGETAAAILTSKVSLICAAVLAIFQGLILGSTKTFIGFMFTSDENIVELVSELLNIYCPLQFFNGLLCVGMGILIGTGQQKIAAIANLFGYYCIGLPLCIVLMFTANLQVAGFWLGLLIAVFLLAIFFIVAIFRLNWKKMTEEAIERTGKRANGAPTSTRNSFYQVVLNAENGNGYMVVSSQDRDAEQTNTVVENWSRVSPEEEKPTELLSTSQLILRRGLITLVALFILAAGVVVHLKVPLPEVTYVANYTLYSNLTATTPVYSTIII; encoded by the exons ATGGATGTCTCCAGTCCCAGAACTGAAGCCCCATCAATGGAGCCCAGTGCCAAGCTGTTTTGCTGTCAATTTGTGAGGCGTTTTATACCCCTGGTCTATAGAGAAGAACTCTACCACATTCTGCGCATGACTGGACCCCTG ctTGTGTGTCGGTTCTTGAATTTCCTCCTTTTCTTTGTGGTGACAATGTTCTGTGGACGCCTGGGGAACACTGTGCTTGCAGGCTATGCCATGGCTTCAGCT ACCATCAACGTAACAGCTGCAGCAACAGGGTTAGGACTAGCTTTGGCTTGTGACACATTGGTATCACAg ACCTTTGGGGGTAAGAACCTTTTCCGTGTAGGCGTCATCCTGCAGAGGGGTGTCTTGATTCTGACGCTATTCAGTTTGCCCTGCTGGGCTTTACTGGTGAACACGCAGCCCCTCCTCCTTCTGCTGGGGCAAGACCCCGAGGTGGCCAG GATAGCTCAGATTTATGTGGTTATGTTTCTGCCAGCAATTCCG GCCATGTTTCTGTATCAACTGCAGCTGTCATATCTTCAGAACCag GGTGTGATCATGCCTCAGATGTATGCATCAGCTCTCACCAATGGTgccaatgttttattaaactataTCTTGCTCTACTGGTGGGATTTTGGCGTTTA TGGGTCTGCTGCAGCAAACACCTTCGCTCAAGTTTTTAGCTGCTTTTccctgttttgttttattcgtTGGAGGAAGCTGCATGAGAAAACCTGGGGAG GGTGGTCATCTGAGGCCCTGCAGGACTGGGGGTCTTACATGAAGCTGGCCATTCCTAGCACCCTCATGACCTGTTTTGAATGGTGGATCTATGAAGTTGGAGGATTTTTGGCAG GAATGTTGAGTGAAGAGGATCTGGCTGCTCAACATGTTGTTATAATGCTGGCATACATCAACTACATG ATCCCATTAGGTATGCAAGGTGCAGCGTGTATTCGTGTTGGAAACGCACTCGGTGCAGGGGAAACCGCCGCAGCCATCCTCACCAGCAAGGTGTCCCTTATCTGTGCAG CTGTACTGGCAATCTTTCAAGGTCTTATTTTGGGCTCCACAAAAACATTCATTGGCTTTATGTTCACGTCAGATGA AAATATAGTAGAGCTTGTGTCTGAGCTTCTGAACATCTACTGCCCTCTTCAGTTCTTCAACGGACTTTTG TGTGTTGGCATGGGCATTCTGATTGGCACCGGGCAACAGAAGATCGCTGCTAttgctaacctgttcggttacTACTGCATTGGGCTCCCGTTGTGCATTGTTTTGATGTTCACCGCCAACCTTCAAGTTGCTG GCTTTTGGTTGGGGCTCCTCATTGCTGTCTTTTTACTAGCGATTTTCTTCATAGTGGCAATCTTCAGATTAAACTGGAAGAAAATGACAGAGGAG GCAATTGAGCGAACAGGCAAGCGTGCAAACGGAGCACCGACCTCCACCCGCAACAGCTTCTACCAGGTGGTCCTCAATGCAGAG aATGGAAATGGATATATGGTTGTAAGCTCTCAAGATCGGGATGCTGAACAAACCAATACTGTTGTAGAGAACTGGTCAAGAGTCAGTCCTGAAGAAGAGAAGCCCACAGAGCTGCTGTCTACCTCTCAGCTCATTCTAAGGAGGGGTTTGATCACCCTGGTTGCTCTTTTTATCCTGGCTGCGGGGGTAGTTGTTCATCTCAAAGTCCCTTTACCAGAAGTCACTTATGTGGCAAACTATACTCTGTACTCAAATCTTACAGCCACCACACCCGTCTATTCcaccatcatcatttaa